The proteins below are encoded in one region of Flavobacterium nackdongense:
- a CDS encoding TonB-dependent receptor plug domain-containing protein, giving the protein MNKQISILLLTLSCVFISYSQDTLQAVKVVSKNKGLQKSSKITANTTLVTSKELLKAACCNLAESFETNPSIDVSFSDALTGTKQIKMLGLTSPYLMIAEENIPSVRGASQAYGLSFTPGTWIESIQITKGAGSVVNGYESISGQINTELIKPLNDIPFFLNAYGSTDSRFELNTHFNAKISDDWATSLFVHGNTRAAKNDMNNDGFLDNPLAKQVNIINRWQYACAETGWVSFINLRYMNDQKQSGEIDFDPDIDKGKTNLWGSEINTERFDVSSKVGYVFKDMPYQSIGFQNAFNSHNQESYYGLNLYNIKQSSFYSNLIFNSIINNTMHKFATGFNFAYDKYQEFVNVNDYSRIDNSIGAFFEYTYDNDSDFSLVAGGRVDNHNRLGTFFTPRLHIRYNPWEKGVLRVSAGRGKRTANIFAENQSLFASSRTFAILDTDGKTYGLDPEIAWNYGLSFSQKFTIFGKNADAGFDFYKTDFTKQVVVDLYTAPAIPGTHQVLFYNLDGKSFANSLQIDFNLEIVKHFDLRTAYKYYDIQTDFLSGRSERPLQAKHRFFANLGYETHIVEKGKQWKFDFTYNWMGQQKLPETASNPVEDRLPEYSPSFSLMNAQITRTFSSTFEVYMGGENIGNYKQEKAILGSENPFGPTFDASIVYAPIFGQMYYAGLRFKIK; this is encoded by the coding sequence ATGAATAAACAAATTTCAATACTTTTATTGACCTTGTCGTGTGTGTTTATATCCTATTCTCAGGACACCTTGCAGGCAGTAAAAGTAGTTTCAAAAAACAAAGGCTTACAAAAATCCTCCAAGATTACGGCCAACACGACCTTGGTCACGAGCAAGGAATTACTCAAAGCCGCTTGTTGTAATCTCGCCGAAAGTTTCGAGACCAATCCTTCGATCGATGTCAGTTTTTCGGACGCACTCACGGGAACCAAACAAATCAAAATGTTGGGTTTGACGAGTCCTTATTTGATGATTGCCGAAGAAAATATCCCTTCGGTTCGTGGTGCTTCACAAGCGTATGGGCTTTCATTTACACCTGGAACCTGGATCGAAAGTATCCAAATTACAAAAGGTGCTGGCAGCGTGGTCAACGGATACGAAAGTATTTCTGGACAAATTAATACCGAATTAATCAAGCCGCTAAATGACATTCCATTCTTCTTGAATGCGTATGGTTCTACCGATTCTAGATTCGAATTGAACACTCATTTCAACGCCAAAATATCCGATGATTGGGCAACGAGTTTGTTTGTTCACGGCAACACAAGAGCGGCCAAAAACGATATGAATAACGATGGTTTTCTCGACAATCCGTTGGCAAAACAAGTCAATATAATCAATCGATGGCAATATGCTTGTGCCGAAACGGGTTGGGTAAGTTTCATCAACTTACGGTATATGAATGACCAAAAACAATCGGGCGAAATCGACTTTGACCCTGATATTGACAAAGGAAAAACTAATCTTTGGGGCTCCGAAATCAATACCGAGCGCTTTGATGTTTCGTCAAAAGTGGGCTATGTTTTCAAGGATATGCCGTATCAAAGTATTGGTTTTCAAAATGCATTCAACAGCCACAATCAGGAATCTTATTATGGATTAAATCTATACAATATCAAGCAGAGCAGCTTTTATTCGAATTTAATTTTCAACTCGATTATCAATAATACGATGCATAAATTCGCTACCGGTTTCAACTTTGCTTATGACAAATACCAAGAATTTGTGAACGTGAACGACTACAGCAGAATCGATAATTCGATAGGTGCTTTTTTTGAATATACCTATGATAACGATTCCGATTTTAGTTTAGTGGCTGGTGGTAGAGTGGATAATCACAATCGTTTGGGGACATTTTTCACTCCGCGACTGCACATTCGATACAACCCTTGGGAGAAAGGGGTTTTGCGCGTTTCGGCCGGAAGAGGAAAACGTACTGCCAATATTTTTGCCGAAAACCAATCGCTTTTTGCCAGTTCGAGAACCTTTGCTATTTTGGATACAGATGGCAAAACTTATGGTTTAGATCCAGAAATCGCTTGGAATTACGGATTGAGTTTCAGTCAGAAATTCACCATCTTTGGCAAGAATGCCGACGCAGGTTTCGATTTTTACAAAACCGATTTTACAAAACAAGTTGTGGTCGATTTATATACGGCGCCAGCAATTCCAGGAACTCATCAGGTTTTGTTTTACAATTTAGACGGAAAATCCTTTGCCAATAGTTTGCAAATTGACTTTAATCTTGAAATAGTAAAACATTTTGATTTGCGAACAGCGTACAAATATTACGACATTCAAACCGATTTCTTGAGCGGAAGAAGTGAAAGACCTTTGCAAGCCAAACATCGATTTTTTGCCAATTTAGGATATGAAACCCATATTGTTGAAAAAGGGAAACAGTGGAAATTCGATTTTACCTACAATTGGATGGGGCAACAAAAATTACCTGAAACCGCTTCAAACCCGGTCGAGGATAGGCTTCCTGAGTATTCGCCTTCGTTTTCTTTGATGAATGCACAAATTACTCGCACTTTTTCTTCTACTTTTGAAGTTTATATGGGTGGAGAGAATATTGGAAATTACAAGCAGGAAAAAGCCATTTTGGGCAGCGAAAATCCTTTTGGTCCAACCTTTGATGCATCGATAGTTTATGCTCCCATTTTTGGTCAAATGTATTATGCGGGCTTGAGGTTTAAAATTAAATAA
- a CDS encoding HYC_CC_PP family protein — protein sequence MNFKKHLSFVLAVFLLVSNTGFAIDVHYCGGEIASVNPVFYKNYESLIANEESCCAPKTINILEKKGSCCQDKLIHFEKKSENVTINSPLFQAEYNFIIVKWESVFFAEYSNFENNRIRPYYCDANAPPLFKLYHQYIFYA from the coding sequence ATGAATTTCAAAAAGCACCTCAGTTTTGTTTTGGCAGTTTTCCTGTTGGTTTCCAATACAGGATTTGCCATTGACGTGCATTATTGTGGGGGAGAAATCGCTTCGGTTAACCCAGTTTTTTATAAAAATTACGAATCTCTTATTGCAAACGAAGAAAGTTGCTGTGCTCCGAAAACCATAAATATTCTTGAAAAAAAAGGGAGCTGTTGCCAAGACAAATTAATTCACTTTGAGAAAAAATCAGAGAATGTCACTATCAATTCACCTTTATTTCAAGCTGAATACAATTTCATAATAGTCAAATGGGAGTCTGTGTTTTTTGCAGAATATTCAAATTTCGAAAACAATCGCATCAGGCCGTATTATTGCGATGCCAATGCGCCACCACTTTTCAAATTATACCATCAATACATTTTCTACGCCTGA
- a CDS encoding MBL fold metallo-hydrolase RNA specificity domain-containing protein, which yields MKVKFIGGAGTVTGSKTLIESNGIRILIDCGQFQGIKSLRELNWEPLPILPSTIDFVLLTHGHMDHCGWLPRLVDQGFKGKIYCTSPTKDIAKLILLDSAKIQEEEAFKANKEHYSKHEIAEPLYDIKQAEAVFPLFRVIKTNEKIPLDAEISAVFTNAGHIIGACSITLVLENKTLVFSGDIGRDNDILMYPPTKPKKGNYIFLESTYGNRLHPETDAKAELEMYINNTVEKGGTIIIPSFAVERAQTIMYLLWQLKTEDKIPNIPYIIDTPMGIRVLDIFENNRKWHKLSEQEYVGMCKMFTMNADYEETIETIYNPEPKVVIAASGMITGGRVLSYLERYIGLPETTVIIIGYQAEGTRGRKLLEGAKEIKFYGKYYEVKATILEIEGLSAHGDQQDLLNWLSELENIPNAFGTQKVFLVHGENEAFEELSHKINEKYGFDCVIPQMNQEFEL from the coding sequence ATGAAAGTAAAATTCATTGGCGGAGCAGGAACAGTTACCGGATCCAAAACTTTAATAGAGAGTAATGGTATCCGAATCCTGATCGACTGCGGACAGTTTCAAGGCATTAAATCCTTAAGAGAACTCAATTGGGAACCTTTGCCAATATTGCCTTCAACAATAGATTTCGTGCTGTTGACCCACGGTCATATGGATCATTGCGGTTGGTTGCCAAGACTAGTCGACCAAGGTTTTAAAGGGAAAATATATTGTACAAGTCCCACAAAGGATATTGCCAAACTGATTCTTTTGGACAGTGCTAAAATTCAAGAGGAAGAAGCGTTTAAGGCTAATAAAGAACACTATTCGAAGCACGAAATTGCCGAACCGCTGTACGATATAAAGCAAGCCGAAGCTGTTTTTCCGCTTTTTAGAGTGATAAAAACCAACGAAAAAATCCCTTTGGATGCCGAAATTTCAGCAGTTTTTACCAATGCGGGACATATTATTGGTGCTTGTAGTATCACATTAGTTTTAGAAAATAAAACTTTAGTTTTCTCGGGAGATATTGGTCGTGACAATGATATCTTGATGTACCCTCCAACAAAGCCCAAAAAAGGCAACTACATTTTCTTAGAAAGTACCTACGGAAACCGCCTTCACCCAGAAACCGATGCGAAGGCGGAACTCGAAATGTACATTAACAATACAGTTGAAAAGGGCGGAACTATTATTATTCCGAGTTTTGCAGTAGAACGGGCGCAAACTATAATGTACTTGCTATGGCAACTCAAAACAGAAGATAAAATACCGAATATTCCCTATATCATTGATACTCCGATGGGGATTCGAGTTTTGGATATTTTTGAAAATAACAGAAAATGGCATAAATTATCCGAGCAAGAATATGTAGGCATGTGTAAAATGTTTACGATGAATGCTGATTATGAAGAAACGATCGAAACCATTTACAATCCAGAGCCCAAAGTAGTAATTGCAGCAAGCGGGATGATTACAGGCGGTCGGGTTTTGAGTTATTTGGAGCGCTATATCGGTTTGCCTGAAACCACAGTAATCATCATTGGCTATCAAGCCGAGGGAACACGTGGCCGAAAATTATTGGAAGGCGCCAAAGAAATTAAATTTTACGGTAAATATTATGAAGTAAAAGCGACTATACTCGAAATCGAAGGCTTGTCGGCCCACGGTGATCAACAAGATTTATTGAATTGGCTTTCTGAATTGGAAAACATTCCGAACGCTTTCGGGACTCAAAAAGTATTTTTGGTTCACGGAGAAAACGAAGCCTTTGAAGAATTAAGTCATAAAATCAATGAAAAATATGGTTTTGATTGCGTTATTCCTCAAATGAATCAAGAGTTTGAATTATAG
- a CDS encoding restriction endonuclease, with amino-acid sequence MKVVKYSGDIVDFNPVKLKQSLLKSGASPLVVQTILQTIQKEIYEGISTKQIYKMAFGLLKKASNSHAARYNLKEAIRLLGPAGFFFEKYVARLFASEQYETKTNLILQGKCVSHEIDVLIKKDHFISMVECKFHMGKEANSDVKVPMYILSRFNDLKDRQHIIFSGKESISGCWIVTNNRFTADAIAFAKCSGLNLLSWNYPENNNISTKNADNFLYPITCLTTLSLAEKDRLLVLDVILVKEIMHNSECLEKIGLSTNRIKNVLKEASELCEYL; translated from the coding sequence ATGAAAGTAGTAAAATATTCTGGCGATATTGTTGATTTTAACCCGGTTAAACTCAAACAATCGCTCCTAAAGTCTGGAGCTAGTCCTCTTGTTGTTCAAACTATTCTGCAGACCATTCAAAAAGAAATCTACGAAGGCATTTCGACCAAACAAATCTACAAAATGGCTTTTGGGCTGCTCAAAAAAGCCTCTAATTCGCATGCAGCAAGATATAATTTGAAGGAAGCCATTCGTTTATTAGGACCGGCTGGTTTTTTCTTTGAGAAATACGTTGCTCGTCTCTTCGCTTCAGAGCAGTACGAAACTAAAACCAATTTGATTCTTCAAGGAAAATGCGTTTCACACGAAATCGATGTTTTGATAAAGAAAGACCATTTCATTTCGATGGTGGAATGTAAATTTCATATGGGCAAAGAAGCCAATTCTGATGTAAAAGTGCCCATGTATATTTTGTCGCGGTTTAATGATTTGAAAGACAGACAGCATATTATTTTCTCCGGAAAAGAATCCATTTCAGGATGTTGGATTGTGACCAATAACCGATTTACCGCCGATGCTATTGCCTTTGCCAAATGTTCCGGCTTGAATTTATTGAGTTGGAATTATCCCGAAAACAATAATATTAGTACCAAAAATGCAGATAATTTTCTGTATCCCATTACTTGTTTGACCACTTTGTCATTGGCTGAAAAAGACCGACTGTTGGTGCTTGATGTCATTTTGGTAAAAGAAATCATGCACAATTCCGAGTGTTTAGAGAAAATAGGATTGAGTACCAATCGCATCAAAAACGTCTTGAAAGAAGCCTCAGAATTGTGTGAATACCTATAG
- a CDS encoding DEAD/DEAH box helicase has translation MKTDNSFLFCFDISFEQKLNCYIPTAYIINKVAEISYLDKKASPDVLKSFGVVLDDLDAVTKKVLTICEDLRPEKVFKKFSKNCKAAKTIDDLLKDSKLEFGIRQFTKTNLDQFYSLVKRENFPLSMNLDREKDFRTSRVTTDHSFLEAQLHFDKHENGITYTLALFDNDTVFYPSDAKIEILLDEPSWLVIDRKLYHLLHINSKKITPFLTKKSFEIPSKLVADYFEKFIKDMAKKVSVMGTGFEIVTRQVITSCAVQVVHDFFKNNYKFQLLFDYNGYVFESTKAKKTHSAIDLTNLDSIKLIQYKRSESENNYVEKLGQLGLSKSDDGLFWLSPKDEKKDSYVTIQWLIENQETLKSFGFSVDHLKIDSKKIDTQKAVIQFANELNNDWFDIKMKVVCDAFEFNFSEIISNIKDRNRLFLLPNGNYFLIPIEWMTVYASIAKVAKIKNGNLFIPKSNFAVLEGIPELSEAVNLQTNIDYQPSSLVKATLRPYQIEGVKWLLEHYNNGLGACLADDMGLGKTLQTLASLVAVQEQLEFSKTQDVQLDLFGNEIPIAKEYLKALVVLPSSLVFNWYNEARKFTPHFRRVQYVGNERKLLARKLEKYDLIFTSYAVVSRDISVLEKYNFRYLILDESQYIKNKNSKIFKAISQLKASHKISLSGTPIENSLDDLWSQMQFINPNILGSYPFFAENYKIPIEKKQDESSLLELKNIISPFILRRTKEQVLKDLPELSEQVFYCEMEPEQAKLYEEEKSKARNALLKADGSLVDKISIINTLMRLRQLSNHPKMIDDKSEMDSGKYIAVTQYLETLVQSNQKTIVFSSFVSNLNFYKCWCQQNKVDFCELTGETALKERELQVNRFQENDKTLLFFISLKAGGVGLNITKASYVVFLDPWWNPFAEKQGIGRAHRIGQLNKVNVIRFIAKNTVEEKIISLQERKKLLSDALLDENFIGAEIEDHLDFILE, from the coding sequence TTGAAAACCGATAATTCATTTCTTTTTTGCTTTGATATCAGTTTTGAGCAAAAACTAAATTGCTACATTCCTACTGCTTATATCATCAATAAAGTTGCTGAAATTTCGTATCTAGACAAGAAGGCAAGCCCAGATGTTTTGAAGAGTTTTGGGGTTGTTTTGGATGATTTAGATGCAGTTACAAAAAAAGTCCTGACCATTTGCGAAGATTTAAGACCCGAAAAAGTTTTTAAAAAGTTCAGTAAAAACTGTAAAGCCGCCAAAACGATAGATGACCTACTCAAAGACTCTAAATTGGAGTTTGGTATTCGTCAGTTTACTAAAACCAATCTAGATCAATTTTATAGCCTAGTAAAGAGAGAGAATTTTCCTTTGTCAATGAATTTGGACAGGGAAAAAGATTTTAGAACGAGTCGAGTGACTACGGATCATTCTTTTCTGGAAGCGCAACTCCATTTTGATAAACACGAAAATGGCATTACATACACTTTAGCATTATTCGATAATGATACTGTTTTTTATCCCTCTGATGCAAAAATCGAGATACTTCTTGATGAACCCAGTTGGCTAGTTATCGATAGAAAACTTTATCATTTGCTCCATATCAATTCAAAAAAGATAACTCCTTTTTTGACAAAAAAATCTTTTGAAATACCCTCAAAATTAGTCGCGGATTACTTTGAAAAGTTCATCAAAGATATGGCCAAGAAAGTGAGCGTTATGGGGACTGGTTTTGAAATTGTAACCCGCCAAGTGATTACTTCTTGTGCGGTTCAAGTTGTTCACGATTTCTTCAAAAACAATTATAAATTCCAGCTCTTATTCGATTATAACGGCTATGTTTTTGAATCTACAAAAGCCAAAAAGACACATTCCGCCATCGATTTGACCAATTTAGATAGCATAAAACTTATTCAATACAAACGATCGGAATCTGAAAATAATTATGTTGAAAAATTGGGGCAGCTTGGCCTTTCAAAAAGTGACGATGGATTATTTTGGCTTTCGCCAAAAGACGAAAAGAAGGATTCTTACGTAACGATTCAGTGGTTGATTGAAAATCAGGAAACATTGAAATCTTTTGGGTTTTCGGTAGATCACTTAAAAATTGACAGTAAGAAAATTGATACACAGAAAGCTGTTATTCAATTTGCCAATGAATTAAATAATGATTGGTTCGATATCAAAATGAAGGTGGTTTGCGATGCATTCGAATTTAATTTTTCTGAAATTATTTCGAACATAAAAGACCGTAACCGACTCTTTCTTTTGCCAAATGGAAATTACTTTTTAATTCCAATAGAGTGGATGACTGTTTACGCCTCAATCGCAAAAGTGGCAAAAATTAAAAACGGAAACCTATTTATACCAAAAAGTAATTTTGCTGTTTTGGAGGGGATTCCTGAACTTAGTGAAGCTGTCAATTTGCAAACCAATATCGACTATCAACCTTCGTCATTGGTTAAAGCAACTTTAAGACCTTATCAAATCGAAGGGGTCAAATGGCTTTTGGAACATTATAACAATGGTTTGGGTGCCTGCCTAGCCGACGATATGGGATTGGGAAAAACGCTGCAAACTTTAGCTTCATTGGTCGCTGTTCAGGAGCAATTGGAATTTAGTAAAACCCAAGATGTTCAGCTGGATTTATTTGGAAACGAAATTCCTATCGCAAAGGAGTATCTAAAAGCTTTGGTGGTTTTACCTTCGTCATTGGTTTTCAACTGGTATAATGAAGCCCGAAAATTCACGCCACATTTTAGAAGAGTACAATATGTCGGAAATGAGCGGAAACTATTAGCAAGGAAATTAGAGAAATATGATTTGATTTTTACTAGTTATGCTGTGGTTTCTCGAGATATTTCAGTTTTAGAAAAATACAATTTCAGGTATTTGATATTGGACGAAAGTCAGTACATCAAAAACAAAAATTCAAAAATATTCAAAGCGATTTCTCAATTAAAAGCCAGTCACAAGATATCCTTGAGCGGAACTCCGATAGAAAATTCCTTGGATGATTTATGGTCGCAAATGCAGTTTATCAATCCTAATATTTTGGGAAGCTATCCTTTTTTCGCAGAAAACTATAAAATTCCTATCGAGAAAAAACAGGATGAAAGTAGCTTGTTAGAATTAAAAAATATCATTAGTCCTTTTATTTTAAGACGAACTAAAGAACAGGTTTTGAAAGACCTACCGGAACTCTCAGAGCAAGTTTTCTATTGTGAAATGGAGCCTGAGCAAGCCAAATTGTACGAAGAAGAAAAGTCAAAAGCGAGAAATGCCTTATTGAAAGCGGACGGTTCATTGGTCGATAAAATTAGTATTATCAACACCCTGATGCGACTGAGGCAGTTGAGCAATCATCCCAAAATGATTGATGATAAATCTGAAATGGATTCGGGAAAATACATTGCAGTCACTCAATATTTGGAAACTTTGGTGCAATCGAATCAGAAAACAATTGTTTTCAGTTCGTTTGTGTCTAATTTGAATTTTTATAAATGCTGGTGCCAACAAAACAAAGTCGATTTTTGTGAACTTACCGGTGAGACAGCCTTGAAAGAACGAGAATTACAAGTCAATCGTTTTCAAGAGAACGATAAAACGCTTTTGTTTTTTATTTCCTTGAAGGCTGGCGGTGTGGGTCTCAACATCACCAAAGCTTCTTATGTGGTTTTCTTAGATCCGTGGTGGAATCCGTTTGCAGAAAAACAAGGCATTGGACGCGCTCATCGAATAGGGCAACTGAATAAAGTAAATGTGATTCGGTTTATCGCAAAAAATACTGTAGAGGAGAAGATTATTAGCCTCCAAGAGCGAAAAAAGTTGTTGTCAGACGCTCTTTTGGATGAGAATTTTATTGGTGCAGAAATTGAAGATCATTTGGATTTTATTTTAGAATAA
- a CDS encoding class I SAM-dependent methyltransferase translates to MKKIFKLILNTIPRPILIRLSYVARPIIAFTLKGTNFTDPIDGKSFKSMLPYGYEKQRENVLSPSTLSLERHRLLWLYLKNETDFFTAPKKVLHFAPEQIFYKLFRKQKNLDYTTTDLLSPLADVKADICNLPFEDNQYDLILCNHVLEHIPDDTKAMQELYRVLKPGGMAILQIPQDLKREVTFADDSITDQKERAKIFGQYDHVRIYGRDYFDKLRSIGFKVIEEDYTNKIAPELVEKYCLAKGEIIPVCFK, encoded by the coding sequence ATGAAAAAAATCTTTAAACTCATCCTCAATACCATTCCGCGTCCAATCTTAATTCGTTTGAGTTATGTGGCACGTCCAATAATTGCTTTTACGTTAAAAGGGACTAATTTTACCGATCCGATCGACGGCAAAAGTTTCAAATCGATGTTGCCGTATGGATACGAAAAACAGCGCGAAAACGTCCTTTCGCCAAGCACACTTTCACTCGAAAGACACCGTTTGTTGTGGTTGTATTTAAAAAACGAAACCGATTTTTTTACCGCTCCAAAAAAAGTCTTGCATTTTGCACCGGAACAAATTTTTTACAAACTGTTTCGCAAGCAAAAAAATCTCGATTACACCACCACCGATTTACTTTCACCACTAGCCGATGTAAAAGCGGACATTTGTAATTTGCCTTTCGAAGACAATCAATACGACCTCATTCTTTGCAATCACGTCTTGGAACACATTCCAGACGATACCAAAGCGATGCAAGAATTGTATCGTGTTTTGAAACCGGGTGGAATGGCCATTCTTCAAATTCCTCAAGATTTGAAAAGAGAGGTTACCTTTGCCGATGATTCCATCACAGACCAAAAGGAACGTGCCAAAATCTTTGGTCAATACGATCACGTTCGCATTTATGGTCGAGATTATTTTGATAAATTGCGGAGTATTGGTTTTAAAGTTATTGAGGAAGATTACACCAATAAAATTGCTCCCGAATTGGTTGAAAAATATTGCTTAGCCAAAGGTGAAATCATTCCGGTTTGTTTTAAATAA
- a CDS encoding AAA family ATPase: MRLKLQNIGIIEEADINVDGITLIAGQNDSGKSTVGKVLYALIRGVNIDEDRFNASKNEFVRNRIRDIRNLLLRTKLSNSEDEKIQEQFVSLFLENRESSFGRFIYRMNIDDSEKVDTLIYELDNLNELYNSFSNESTQVQLNTFINDIRNRISITSDSFEVLHYELETFFENEFGNQIKNKFLKSSSFIKIEGVEKKTITFDEKINFQGFDTVSNFHYDNVFFIESPIKLQDRNILRLDNLVRDKNQHLNNLIFQLKKEQNIFSDTRNDTEKLNKIISRIIKGEFGFNSKNQLIFKKEEFEFDLINVSTGIKSFGILQLLLQKGVLNSNSLLIIDEPEVHLHPTWQVKYAEILVLLSKEFAIPIVLTSHSPYFIEALERYSKKYKYEKSTNFYFAKKNEDGLSSKIVDVTENIMPILNSISEAFYEIQDINDED, translated from the coding sequence ATGAGATTAAAACTTCAAAATATTGGAATTATTGAAGAAGCCGATATTAATGTTGACGGAATTACGCTTATTGCAGGTCAAAATGATTCTGGGAAAAGTACGGTTGGAAAGGTTTTGTATGCTTTAATTAGAGGTGTAAATATTGATGAAGACCGTTTTAATGCTTCTAAAAATGAATTTGTAAGAAATAGAATTCGGGACATTAGAAATCTTTTGTTAAGAACGAAACTTTCAAACAGTGAAGACGAAAAAATTCAAGAGCAATTTGTTTCATTATTTTTAGAAAATCGTGAATCTTCATTTGGAAGATTCATTTATAGAATGAATATTGATGACTCTGAAAAGGTCGATACTCTTATATATGAGCTTGACAATCTAAATGAATTATATAACAGTTTTTCAAATGAATCTACTCAAGTTCAATTGAATACATTTATTAATGATATTAGAAATCGAATTTCAATTACAAGTGATTCTTTTGAGGTATTACATTATGAATTAGAAACTTTTTTTGAGAATGAATTTGGAAATCAGATAAAGAATAAATTTTTAAAAAGTAGTTCTTTTATAAAAATTGAAGGAGTTGAAAAAAAAACAATCACATTTGACGAGAAAATTAACTTTCAAGGGTTTGATACTGTTTCAAATTTTCATTACGACAATGTTTTTTTTATTGAATCTCCAATAAAATTGCAAGACAGAAACATTTTACGTTTAGATAATTTAGTCCGTGATAAAAACCAACATCTCAACAATTTAATTTTTCAACTTAAAAAAGAGCAAAATATTTTTTCTGATACACGAAATGATACAGAAAAACTAAATAAAATCATCTCAAGAATAATAAAGGGAGAATTTGGGTTTAATTCAAAGAATCAATTAATTTTCAAAAAAGAAGAGTTTGAATTTGATTTAATTAATGTGTCAACTGGAATAAAAAGTTTTGGTATTTTGCAATTGCTTTTACAAAAAGGAGTTTTAAACTCTAATTCTTTGTTAATCATTGACGAACCTGAGGTGCATTTGCACCCAACTTGGCAAGTAAAATATGCTGAAATTTTGGTTTTACTTTCAAAAGAATTTGCAATACCAATAGTTTTAACTTCCCATAGCCCCTATTTTATTGAAGCTTTGGAAAGATATTCGAAAAAATACAAATACGAAAAATCAACAAATTTTTATTTTGCAAAGAAAAACGAAGATGGTTTGTCGTCTAAAATTGTTGATGTAACTGAAAACATTATGCCTATTTTGAATTCTATCTCCGAGGCTTTTTATGAAATTCAAGACATAAACGATGAAGATTAA
- the map gene encoding type I methionyl aminopeptidase — protein MIIQKTREEIELMRESALIVSKTLGMIASEIKEGVTTLYLDKRAEEFIRDHGAVPSFLGLYGFPNSLCMSPNSQVVHGIPNNKPLESGDVISVDCGAYKNGFHGDHAYSFEIGEVAEDVKKLLRVTKESLYVGIRQLRAGNRVEDVGNAIQKYTEGHGYGVVRELVGHGVGQKMHEDPEMPNYGKRGRGKLLIEGMVVAIEPMINMGTKNIKQHKDGWTITTADGKPSAHFEHDVAIIDGKPEILSTFAYIYKELGIVSNEEDEFRKVPLVI, from the coding sequence ATGATTATCCAAAAAACAAGAGAGGAAATCGAATTGATGCGCGAAAGTGCCTTAATCGTTTCTAAAACACTCGGAATGATTGCTTCCGAAATCAAAGAAGGCGTTACCACATTGTATCTTGACAAAAGAGCCGAAGAGTTTATCAGAGACCACGGTGCTGTTCCAAGTTTTCTAGGTTTATATGGATTCCCGAATTCGCTTTGTATGAGTCCAAACTCGCAGGTGGTTCACGGAATTCCGAACAACAAACCCTTAGAAAGTGGCGATGTTATCTCGGTAGATTGCGGTGCATATAAAAATGGATTTCACGGCGATCACGCCTATTCTTTTGAAATTGGCGAAGTAGCCGAAGACGTAAAAAAACTTTTGCGTGTCACCAAAGAATCTTTATACGTAGGAATCCGCCAATTGCGTGCTGGAAATCGGGTGGAAGATGTGGGCAATGCCATTCAAAAATATACCGAAGGCCACGGATACGGTGTGGTTCGAGAGCTTGTAGGTCACGGTGTGGGTCAAAAAATGCACGAAGACCCAGAGATGCCCAACTACGGAAAACGCGGTCGTGGCAAACTTTTAATCGAAGGAATGGTCGTTGCCATTGAGCCAATGATCAATATGGGAACCAAAAATATCAAGCAACACAAAGACGGTTGGACCATCACCACCGCCGACGGAAAACCTTCAGCTCATTTTGAGCACGACGTAGCCATTATCGACGGAAAACCTGAAATTTTATCCACGTTTGCCTATATCTATAAAGAATTAGGCATCGTGAGCAATGAAGAAGATGAATTTAGAAAAGTGCCTTTGGTTATTTAG